The genomic stretch CATTCAAGGAAGCTGGTCACGAAGTCACAACGATTGAAATGGAAGCAGGTAAATCCGTTACAGGCAAGCAAGGAGATGCAACGGTATCTATTGACAAAGGCATCGATGAGGTAAATCCATCTGATTTTGATGCACTATTCATTCCTGGCGGTGTATCACCAGATAACTTGCGGGCAGACGACCGATTCGTAAATTTCGCAAAGCATTTCATGGATGAAAAGAAACTTGTATTTGCGATTTGTCACGGTCCACAGCTCCTTATTACAGCTAAAACACTAGAAGGGCGTAAAGCAACAGGGTTTAAATCCATTCAAGTAGATATGGAATATGCAGGCGCTACAGTCGAAGATAAGGAAGTTGTCGTATGTCAGGATCAACTGGTTACAAGCAGACAGCCTGATGACATTCCAGCTTTCATCGAACAATCTTTGAAACTAATCAAATAAGTACAATTTACTCCCGGCGATTGCCGGGAGTTTTATGTAGGAGGGAGAATATGATTGTAAGAAAAAGCGACAAGGGGACTATACTCATTCCGCAGCATGCACATGCCGCTATTTCCGGGGAAATAGCCAGGCATTGGCGTACAGATGACCCAGAATCACCTGCGCAGCGCCCGGAGGCAATCATGGCAATTGAGCAGCATGATCGAGCTTGGATACCATTAGATAAAATGCCAAAGAAGAAGCCAGATGGGGGATTTTTCAGCTTTATTGATTACCCGATTGCTGATAAGCTTCGTGCATATCAACAAGGTATTATGGAAGTGAGAGAGCATTCTCGTTATGCAGCTATTTTATGCAGCCGTCATTATTGCTCCTTCTTTTCTGCAGATACAGATGACCAACGAATTAAGGCATTTCTGGAACGAGAGAATGGCTTGCAGCAAGCAGATGAGCAAACACTATCACCCCAGGAAAGAGAAACATTAGCATTTGATCAGAAGCTTCTCGAATTCTGTGATGATGTTTCCCTTTATATTTGTATGAACGAACCTGGTGCATCAAAAAAAGAGGAAGTAAGTTGGTTCAGAGATGGGTTTCGACAGCACTTCTCTTTTGCCGATAAGGTAATCGGAACATGGGTATCAGCCAATCAAGTCACACTTACTCCTTCTCCGCTGCAAAGTCCGCTGAACGTCTCTGTTCCGATGTATCTTGCAGATGGAGGTCAGTGGACCGAAGAAAAGTACTTGGTAACAGTAACATAAGAAAAAGAGCAGTAGTGAACACTGCTCTTTAAAGTTTTCTAATCGTGAAATTGTCCTGAAGCAGCAGCCAGTTTTGCGGGAAAGAAAGACCTAGCTTCCAATAACTAATACCACGCAAGTTCAATTCCTTGATCAAATCAAACTTGGCTTGTATAGATCGGGCATCTTCAAACCACACCTCGTGCTGGGCACCGTCAGCATCTGTATAGGTAAAGAACGGTGCTTGTGCTGTTGTGTCGTATTGAATGGATACATTATTTTCGCGTGCAATTGCGATAGCTCGCTGCGGGCTTACGGCCTTGGCATAATCTCCGCCAGGTTCATAGGGAAGTGTCCAGTCATATCCATATAAGTTTTGGCCAAGCACTATTTTATTTGCTGGCATTTCCGTCAGCGCATACTCTACAACGTCGCGTACATTCGGTAAAGGAGAAACTGCAAGCGGCGGTCCTCCGCTGTATCCCCATTCATAGGTCATCAAAACGACAAAATCCACAATCTCACCGTGTGCAGCATAATCATGCGCTTCATACCATTGTCCTTGCTGAGAAGCACTTGTTTTCGGCGCTACCGCTGTAGATACACGCAGTCCTTGAGGACGAAGTCTGGCGACAGCGCGACGAAGGAAGTTGTTATAATCCTCTCGATTTTCTGCCGGAAGAAATTCAATATCAAAATGTACTTCGCGAAACCCAACATCATCGGCAACATCAATAATATTTGTGAATAAGCGATCCTGAACCGCTGTATCTGTCACAAGTGTCTTACCAAGTTCTTCGCTGAACTGTCCACCTTCAATTGTAGAAATAGCCAAACTTAGTGTTGTATTGTTATTTTCCGCTATGGTGGCAAAGTCATTTAATGGCGGAGCAGTCAGATTACCTTGACGGTCCACTTTGTAGCTGAACGGCATTAAATAGGTCAAATAAGGTGCGCGTTGTCTAGCTGCAGTCTCCAGTGTTTGGGAAACTGTATTTCCTGATGGTTCGATGTAGGCATTGGAATCAAGTTCTGTCTTTGGTTTGGCAGGCAGATAAAGACGCAGGCCAGGCTGAAGGATAGCGGTCTCTGAAATGTTATTAATACGAGCTATTTCTGCTGCAGTCAGATCATTTTTTCTGGCAATGCTGTAAAGACTGTCTCCTGTTTGGACATAATAAAAGGATCCGATAATGGGGATTACTAATGCTTGGCCAATAACAAGGTTATTAGGGGCTTCAAGTTCATTTGCTGTAATTAATTCCTGACTAGTCGTTCCATACCGGCTTGCAATACTCGTTACTGTGTCTCCACGCTGAACTGTATAGATTTGCAAAACGACTCCTCCTTTAAGTAGCCTCTGTAGAAAAGCTATGCTCGGAGGAGCCGTTCTATGTTAAATTGGATCGGTTTGAGCATTGAGTGTACTTTCAATGACACGCAATGCATCTTCGTTTTCTTCTTTGGTATTAGAAGCTACACAGTTTCTCGGCACATCTAGCTTGAATTCCCGCATATGTGCATCATTTGCAGAGAAAATAACACAGATATTGCCTGCAACACCAGCTAGTATAACGCGCTCGCAATCCAATTCCTTCAGTAATGACGGAAGAGATGTTTGGAAGAATGCGGAGTGTTTGGGTTTTAAAAGAAAGTAATCATCTTCACTCGGCATCATTTTATCAATGATTTCTTTATTGTCATCTGTTCGGGTATGATCAGCAATTTTTTTAAAGTTATCCTGCCAAATTCCATAGTGATCGTTTACATAGATGACAGGCCAGCTGTTCTCTTTTGCTTTATTGCGCAGCTTCTCCCAGTTAGGGAGAATTTCCTTCGTATTCTCAAGCAGCTTATCACCGCCGGGAAAATCGAATGTATTGAATACATCTATAAATAAAACAGCTTTTTTATCGCTCACAGCTATCGTCCCCTTTACTTCATAGTAGAAAGCTTCTTATACTTATACATTATCTACTTCAGGTAACTTCAAACCTTATAAATAGAAATGTGGGATATATATATGACAACAGATGCTTACTGGATGGAACAAGCAATAAAAGAGGCAAAGCGGGCAGAGCTTCTTGAGGAAGTGCCAATTGGGGCTATTATCGTAAAAGACGGAGAAATAATCGCCAGCGGATACAATCTAAGAGAGACAACACAGCAGGCGCAGTCGCACGCTGAGATGCATGCTATTCAGTCAGCAAATGAAAAAGTCGGCAGCTGGCGGCTGGAGGATTGTGATTTATATGTCACACTTGAGCCTTGTCCTATGTGCGCGGGAGCTATTATCCAATCGCGGATTCGCCGCGTGATATTTGGTGCGTATGATCCGAAAGCAGGATGTGCAGGTACATTATATAATTTGTTGGATGATTCCCGATTCAATCATCAAACAGAAGTGATAGGCGGCGTCATGCAAGATGAATGCGGCGGTATGCTCACCTCCTTTTTCCGGGATCTGCGGAAGCGTAAAGCTGCGAAAAACAGCCGGGATTGATTTTTCATTCTAAACAAGCTATACTATAAATTGCGCTAACAAATGCGCCTAACTTTATTCACAACTTAGCCGTGCTAAGCGGGGAGGTAGCGGTGCCCTGTACTCGCAATCCGCTGTAGCGAGGCCGAATTCCCGCCCGAGGTAATACGGCTTTAAGGTCTGCCATAAGGAATTGGTGTTGACACCCGGGTCCTGCGCAACAGGAACCTGTGAACCCTGTCAGGTCCGGAAGGAAGCAGCAGTAAGCAGTTCCTCCTGTGTGCCGCGGGGAAGCCTGGGTCGAGCCATGAACTTATGTAACGCTTAGATCCGTATTATCGACGGTGGGTGCACGGCGCTTAATCAATAAATAATCAGAGTCCTTGCCATTTGGTAAGGGCTCTTTCTATGTAGTAACAGGTATCTAATTCCGTTATAATGGAATAACAAAGAAAAAAGGAGCGCGGCCTGATGAGTTATCAAGCGTTATACCGTGTTTGGCGGCCGAGGACATTTTCTGATGTAGTAGGTCAGGAACCGATTATCCGCACGTTAAAGAATGCCATTATGCAGGATAAATTTTCACATGCCTACTTGTTTTCCGGACCGCGTGGTACAGGGAAGACAAGTGCGGCGAAGATCTTTGCGAAGACGATCAACTGCGAGCACGCACCTGTAGAGGAAGCTTGCAATGAGTGTGCTGCCTGCAGAGGGATACAAGACGGATCTATCTCGGATGTGATTGAGATAGATGCAGCGTCCAATAATGGAGTTGAGCAGATACGGGATATTCGGGACAAAGTGAAATATGCTCCCACTGCGGTAAACTATAAAGTATATATTATTGATGAAGTTCACATGCTCTCAATCGGGGCATTCAATGCGCTTTTAAAGACATTGGAAGAACCGCCGAAGCATGTAGTCTTTATTTTAGCAACAACAGAACCGCATAAGATTCCGCTGACGATTATTTCGCGCTGTCAGCGTTTCGATTTTAAGCGAATCAATCAGCAAGCAATGGTCAACAGAATGCAGGAGATTCTGGATAATGAGCAGATAACTGTATCGGATGAAGCGGTAGAATCTGTTGCGCTTGCAGCAGAAGGCGGAATGCGGGATGCGCTTAGTCTTTTAGATCAGGCAATATCCTATAGTGAAGAAACCGTCCAGCTGGAGGATGTCTTGGCTGTTACAGGTGCTGTTTCGCAAGATCGACTCACAGCAGTCATTCGGGCGTGTGCGAAGCAAGATGTGCAAACAGCACTCGAGCAAGTGGATTTACTTATCCAAGATGGGAAAGATCCGGGACGTTTTGTCTTTGATCTTATCTATTATTTACGGGACTTGCTTATGTTTCAAAGTGCTCCGGGAATGGAGAATATATTAGAACGCGTGCTGGTTGACGATGCGTTCAAGCAGCTGGCAGAGGAAGTGAATGCAGCTTGGATCCAAGATGCCATTGTAGAGCTCAACCGCTGCCAGCAGGAAATTAAATGGGCGAACAGTCCAAAAGTCTTTGTTGAGATTGCTATTCTTCATATTGCTGATCAAAGCGCTCCGACAGCGAGTGTAGAAGCAGAGGCTGTGCAGCAGCTGACACGAAAGCTTGCTCAGCTCGAGCAAGAGCTGAAGCAATTGAAGCAGCAGCCACAGCAAACAAACGCGCCCGCTGCAGCAGAGCAACCGAAACGGCAAGTGCGGACAGGCGGTAAGAACAACTACCGTGTGCCGTTTGAGCGAATTCGCCAAGTGTTATCGGAAGCGACAAAGGATGAACTGAAGCTAGTAGCGGAACATTGGGCGAGTTTCATGGATGCGTTGAAGCGGCAAAATGCCCCTGCTCATGCCACTATCTTGAATAGTAAGCCAAGAGCAGCATCTTCTAACAGCATTATTATTGGATTTAAATATGAGATTCACTGTTCACTTGCCTTAGAACATAAAGACACGATAGAATCATTACTAGCAGAGCGCATCGGACATCAAGTCGCGATTATACCGATTCCGGAAGAGAATTGGACGGAGCTGCGAGAAGATTTCTTAAAGAATCAAAAGCAACAAGATCCGGCAGAGGCTGCGAACCAGGAAGAAGATCCAATTATCGCAGAAGCAAGAAAGCTTGTCGGAGATGACTTACTCGAAATAAAAGATTAATATCTACTTATTCCAAGGAGGGATTTTTCCATGCGTGGTGGTGGGAATATGAACAATATGATGAAACAGATGCAGAAAATGCAGAAGAAAATGATGCAGGCTCAAGAAGAGCTTCATGAAATGACTTTCGAAGCAACTGCAGGCGGCGGTGCTGTAAAAGTAATCGCTAATGGTAAAAAAGAAATAACAGATGTAGAAATCCAAGAAGAAGTAGTGGATCCAGATGATGTGGAAATGCTGCAGGATTTAATCATTTCAGCTACAAACGAAGTATTAAAGCAAGTTGATGAGAAATCAAATTCAACAATGGGACAATTCACGAAAGGTTTACCTGGAGGAATGTTCTAGGAGGCAGCTATAATAAATGTATTATCCTGAACCGATATCGAAGCTGATTGACAGTTTTACGAAACTACCTGGTATTGGTCCTAAGACAGCCGTGCGTCTCGCTTTCCATGTATTGAGCATGAAAGAAGATGACGTGATGGACTTTGCAAAAGCATTAGTAAATGCGAAACGTGAGTTAACACATTGCAGCATTTGCGGTCATATCACGGATCAAGATCCGTGCAGTATATGTCAGGATGAATCCCGCGATGGCACACTGATATGTGTGGTGCAGGATCCTAAAGATGTTATTGCTATGGAGAAAATGCGAGAATTCAACGGGAAGTACCATGTGCTGCACGGTGCTATCTCTCCTATGGATGGTATTGGACCTGAAGACATTAATGTCCCGTCATTGCTAAACCGCTTAAAGGATGAGGAAGTGAAGGAGCTAATCCTCGCAACCAATCCGAATATAGAAGGTGAAGCGACAGCCATGTATATATCCAAGCTAGTCAGACCATCTGGAATACGAACAACAAGAATCGCACACGGTCTGCCAATGGGTGGAGATCTGGAGTATGCCGATGAGGTCACCCTTTCCAAAGCAATGGAAGGCAGAAGAGAACTGTAAAAGCAGGTGAGATAAATGGCTGCCCGTAAATTGAAGAAATCTGATGTGGACAAAGCGTTACTGCAAGATATATTTAAAATGAAGAATGACTGGGTGAGTATTCAATCCATTCTTGATAGAAGTGTCGATGCCAGTGAAATGGGACAGTATGATTTACAGGTCGCACAGGCCAAGTATTTATTCATGCTTCGGGAAGCTAGGCATCGTAATCTAAGCGCATTGCGTGCATAACGCAATGCGTGTTCTTTTTTCTTGTTCCTTTTCATAATGTAGAAAAGCAGGACAAGTTAAAGGAGAGATGGAATATGTCTTATACAATTATCGGCATCCTTTTAGCAGCGGTTGTCATCTTACTTATTTCAGGAACATCTAGTAAGTTGTTTGGATTAGCGCTGAAAGGTTCAGTTAGATTAATTCTCGGTGTATTTCTATTATTTTTGTTCAATGTAGTAGGAGCACTTGCTGGCCTTCATATCCCGATTAATGCAGCAACAGCAGTGTTGGTTGGCGTTTTAGGTATTCCTGGTATCGCTTCTTTGGCAGCAATTCAATATTTTTTGTTATAAAGTATTGTCTTCTGTCTATAAACATGGTATATTATTTGAGTCGCTTCGGAACGAGGCAGACAACATAAAAAAACATGTTGACAACGAAAGTTAAGACATGATATGATGTTCTAGTCGCCATTTGAGCGGTGGAACAAAATTGATCTTTGAAAACTGAACAAAACAACCAATTACGAACTAAACGACATGGTCTTTTATAAGATCAACGTCAGCGCAAGAAGCAAAGCATCACACTTTCATGGAGAGTTTGATCTTGGCTCAGGACGAACGCTGGCGGCGTGCCTAATACATGCAAGTCGAGCGCAGGAAGCTGGATGACCCCTTCGGGGTGATTCTAGTGGAATGAGCGGCGGACGGGTGAGTAACACGTGGGCAACCTGCCTGTAAGACTGGAATAACTCCGGGAAACCGGGGCTAATACCGGATAGTATTTTCTTTCTCCTGATTGAAAATGGAAAGACGGTTTCGGCTGTCACTTACAGATGGGCCCGCGGTGCATTAGCTAGTTGGTGGGGTAATGGCCCACCAAGGCAACGATGCATAGCCGACCTGAGAGGGTGATCGGCCACACTGGGACTGAGACACGGCCCAGACTCCTACGGGAGGCAGCAGTAGGGAATCTTCCGCAATGGACGAAAGTCTGACGGAGCAACGCCGCGTGAGCGATGAAGGCCTTCGGGTCGTAAAGCTCTGTTGTCAGGGAAGAACAAGTACGAGAGTAACTGCTCGTACCTTGACGGTACCTGACCAGAAAGCCCCGGCTAACTACGTGCCAGCAGCCGCGGTAATACGTAGGGGGCAAGCGTTGTCCGGAATTATTGGGCGTAAAGGGCGTGTAGGCGGTTTCTTAAGTCTGATGTGAAAGCCCACAGCTTAACTGTGGAGGGTCATTGGAAACTGGGGAACTTGAGTGCAGAAGAGGAGAGTGGAATTCCACGTGTAGCGGTGAAATGCGTAGATATGTGGAGGAACACCAGTGGCGAAGGCGACTCTCTGGTCTGTAACTGACGCTGAGGCGCGAAAGCGTGGGGAGCAAACAGGATTAGATACCCTGGTAGTCCACGCCGTAAACGATGAGTGCTAGGTGTTAGGGGGTTTCCGCCCCTTAGTGCTGAAGTTAACGCATTAAGCACTCCGCCTGGGGAGTACGGCCGCAAGGCTGAAACTCAAAAGAATTGACGGGGGCCCGCACAAGCGGTGGAGCATGTGGTTTAATTCGAAGCAACGCGAAGAACCTTACCAGGTCTTGACATCCGCTGATAACCTTGGAGACAAGGCATTCCCTTCGGGGACAGCGTGACAGGTGGTGCATGGTTGTCGTCAGCTCGTGTCGTGAGATGTTGGGTTAAGTCCCGCAACGAGCGCAACCCTTGATTCTAGTTGCCAGCATTCAGTTGGGCACTCTAGAGTGACTGCCGGTGACAAACCGGAGGAAGGTGGGGATGACGTCAAATCATCATGCCCCTTATGACCTGGGCTACACACGTGCTACAATGGATGGTACAAAGGGCAGCAAGACCGCGAGGTTAAGCAAATCCCATAAAACCATTCTCAGTTCGGATTGCAGGCTGCAACTCGCCTGCATGAAGCCGGAATCGCTAGTAATCGCGGATCAGCATGCCGCGGTGAATACGTTCCCGGGCCTTGTACACACCGCCCGTCACACCACGAGAGTTGGTAACACCCGAAGTCGGTGAGGTAACCTTTTGGAGCCAGCCGCCGAAGGTGGGATCAATGATTGGGGTGAAGTCGTAACAAGGTAGCCGTATCGGAAGGTGCGGCTGGATCACCTCCTTTCTAAGGATAATTGGAACTACTACTTCGTAGTAGACAAGTCGTAATTGGTTGTTTGTTCAGTTTTGAGAGATCAATCTCTCTTGTGAACCTTGAAAACTAGATAAGAAACAACATGCCAGAACATCAAACTTTAAAGCAATGACAATTTTTATTGTCGCAAATTTTTAGCATCATGCGTTTAATTAGTTAAGTGAAGAAGGGCGCACGGTGGATGCCTTGGCACTAGGAGCCGATGAAGGACGGGACTAACACCGATATGCTTCGGGGAGCTGTAAGTAAGCTTTGATCCGGAGATTTCCGAATGGGGGAACCCACTATTCGTTATTGGATAGTACGTATCACTGAATACATAGGTGATATGAGGCAGACCCGGGGAACTGAAACATCTCATTACCCGGAGGAAGAGAAAGAAAAATCGATTTCCTGAGTAGCGGCGAGCGAAACGGAATTAGCCCAAACCAGAAGGCTTGCCTTCTGGGGTTGTAGGACACTCCTTTGGAGTTACAAAGAAACCATGTAAATGAAGCGGCTTGGAATGGCCCGCCATAGAAGGTAAGAGCCCTGTATTTGAAATGTGGTTTCCTCCGGAGTGTATCCTGAGTACGGCGGAACACGTGAAATTCCGTCGGAATCCGGGAGGACCATCTCCCAAGGCTAAATACTCCCTAGTGACCGATAGTGAACCAGTACCGTGAGGGAAAGGTGAAAAGCACCCCGGAAGGGGAGTGAAATAGAACCTGAAACCGTGTGCCTACAAGTAGTCGAAGCCCGTTAATGGGTGACGGCGTACCTTTTGTAGAATGGACCGGCGAGTTACGATCCCCTGCAAGGTTAAGTTGTATAGACGGAGCCGCAGCGAAAGCGAGTCTGAATAGGGCGATATAGTAGGTGGTCGTAGACCCGAAACCGTGTGATCTACCCATGTCCAGGGTGAAGGTCAGGTAACACTGACTGGAGGCCCGAACCCACGCACGTTGAAAAGTGCGGGGATGAGGTGTGGGTAGGGGTGAAATGCCAATCGAACACGGAGATAGCTGGTTCTCTCCGAAATAGCTTTAGGGCTAGCCTCAAAGGATGATGGTTGGAGGTAGAGCACTGATTGGACTAGGGGCCCTCATCGGGTTACCGAATTCAGTCAAACTCCGAATGCCAATCAATCTACTTTGGGAGTCAGACCATGGGTGATAAGGTTCATGGTCGAAAGGGAAACAGCCCAGACCGCCAGCTAAGGTCCCAAAGTGTGTGTTAAGTGGAAAAGGATGTGGCGTTGCTTAGACAACCAGGATGTTGGCTTAGAAGCAGCCATCATTTAAAGAGTGCGTAATAGCTCACTGGTCGAGTGACGCTGCGCCGAAAATATACCGGGGCTAAACACACCACCGAAGCTGCGGATTGACATCTACGATGTCAGTGGTAGGAGAGCGTTCTAAGGGCGGTGAAGGTCGATCGTGAGGACGGCTGGAGCGCTTAGAAGTGAGAATGCCGGTATGAGTAGCGAAAAAAGAGTGAGAATCTCTTTCATCGAAAGCCCAAGGTTTCCTGAGGAAGGCTCGTCCGCTCAGGGTTAGTCGGGGCCTAAGCCGAGGCCGAAAGGCGTAGGCGATGGACAACAGGTTGATATTCCTGTACCACCTAAATCCGCTTGAACGATGGGGGGACGCAGGAGGATAAGGAAAGCGCGCTGCTGGTTATGCGCGTCCAAGCCGTGAGGAAGTTGAGCAGGCAAATCCACTCAACAATATTCCAGGCGGTTATGGGGAGGGAAATTTAGTACCGAAGTTCCTGATTTCACACTGCCAAGAAAAGCCTCTAGTGAGGAAATAGGTGCCCGTACCGCAAACCGACACAGGTAGGCACGGTGAGTAACCGAAGATGATCGGGAGAACTCTCGTTAAGGAACTCGGCAAAATGACCCCGTAACTTCGGGAGAAGGGGTGCTTCTTTTTAGGAGAAGCCGCAGTGAAAAGGCCCAAGCGACTGTTTAGCAAAAACACAGGTCTCTGCAAAGCCGTAAGGCGAAGTATAGGGGCTGACACCTGCCCGGTGCTGGAAGGTTAAGGGGAATGGTTAGGGACTTCGTCCCGAAGCTGTGAACCGAAGCCCCAGTAAACGGCGGCCGTAACTATAACGGTCCTAAGGTAGCGAAATTCCTTGTCGGGTAAGTTCCGACCCGCACGAAAGGTGCAACGACTTGGGCACTGTCTCAACGAGAGACCCGGTGAAATTATACTATGCGTGAAGATGCGCATTACCCGCGACAGGACGGAAAGACCCCGTGGAGCTTTACTGTAGCCTGATATGGAATGTTGGTACAGCTTGTACAGGATAGGTGGGAGCCTTAGAAACCGGAGCGCTAGCTTCGGTGGAGGCATCCGTGGGATACCACCCTGGCTGTATTGACATTCTAACCCAGAACCGTTATCCGGTTCGGAGACAGTGTCAGGTGGGCAGTTTGACTGGGGCGGTCGCCTCCCAAAGAGTAACGGAGGCGCCCAAAGGTTCCCTCAGAATGGTTGGAAATCATTCGTAGCGTGCAAAGGCAGAAGGGAGCTTGACTGCGAGACCTACAAGTCGAGCAGGGACGAAAGTCGGGCTTAGTGATCCGGCGGTGCCGTATGGAAGGGCCGTCGCTCAACGGATAAAAGCTACCCCGGGGATAACAGGCTTATCTCCCCCAAGAGTCCACATCGACGGGGAGGTTTGGCACCTCGATGTCGGCTCATCGCATCCTGGGGCTGTAGTCGGTCCCAAGGGTTGGGCTGTTCGCCCATTAAAGCGGTACGCGAGCTGGGTTCAGAACGTCGTGAGACAGTTCGGTCCCTATCCGTCGTGGGCGTTGGAAGTTTGAGAGGAGCTGTCCTTAGTACGAGAGGACCGGGATGGACGCACCGCTGGTGCACCAGTTGTTCCGCCAGGAGCATAGCTGGGTAGCTACGTGCGGAAGGGATAAGTGCTGAAAGCATCTAAGCATGAAGCCCCCCTCAAGATGAGACTTCCCATCATTTTAAATGAGTAAGATCCCTCAGAGACGATGAGGTAGATAGGTTCGAGGTGGAAGCGTGGTGACACGTGCAGCTGACGAATACTAATCGATCGAGGACTTAACTAAAATGAAAAGCGAAAGAAACCGTTTAGAAACGGAGGAATAAGTGAGAAAGCCCGGAGTGAAGTGTTTTTCTTCAAGCAGGGATTTATCGCTTAAGCCGTAGTTTCTGGTTTCTGTAGCTAGATCTCATAAGTAAGTCAACGCCAAAGACCAAGCACTCCGGTGCTTGGCAGCGCATGAGATGTAAAAGCATGAAGTTTCTTATCTAGTTTTGAGGGTTCTTAATTGAATCTTTGAATTGTCTGGTGGTAATAGCGAAGAGGTCACACCTGTTCCCATGCCGAACACAGCAGTTAAGCTCTTCAGCGCCGATGGTAGTTGGGTTCGCCCTGCGAGAGTAGGACGCTGCCAGGCAAGATGAAATCCCTGATCCAAAAATGGATCAGGGATTTTTTTATATCTTTATTCAAAAAAAGTGTTGCATTGTGTTGGAAATGGTGGTATATTATTAAAGTCGCTTCGGAACGGAGCTGACAACAAAGTGAGTATAAAAAACATGTTGACAGAGAAAGTGAAAACATGTTATGATGTTCTAGTCGCTAAATAAG from Terribacillus sp. DMT04 encodes the following:
- a CDS encoding type 1 glutamine amidotransferase domain-containing protein, producing MAKIATVITDMFEDVEYTDPAKAFKEAGHEVTTIEMEAGKSVTGKQGDATVSIDKGIDEVNPSDFDALFIPGGVSPDNLRADDRFVNFAKHFMDEKKLVFAICHGPQLLITAKTLEGRKATGFKSIQVDMEYAGATVEDKEVVVCQDQLVTSRQPDDIPAFIEQSLKLIK
- a CDS encoding DUF3891 family protein, with translation MIVRKSDKGTILIPQHAHAAISGEIARHWRTDDPESPAQRPEAIMAIEQHDRAWIPLDKMPKKKPDGGFFSFIDYPIADKLRAYQQGIMEVREHSRYAAILCSRHYCSFFSADTDDQRIKAFLERENGLQQADEQTLSPQERETLAFDQKLLEFCDDVSLYICMNEPGASKKEEVSWFRDGFRQHFSFADKVIGTWVSANQVTLTPSPLQSPLNVSVPMYLADGGQWTEEKYLVTVT
- a CDS encoding glycoside hydrolase family 18 protein — protein: MQIYTVQRGDTVTSIASRYGTTSQELITANELEAPNNLVIGQALVIPIIGSFYYVQTGDSLYSIARKNDLTAAEIARINNISETAILQPGLRLYLPAKPKTELDSNAYIEPSGNTVSQTLETAARQRAPYLTYLMPFSYKVDRQGNLTAPPLNDFATIAENNNTTLSLAISTIEGGQFSEELGKTLVTDTAVQDRLFTNIIDVADDVGFREVHFDIEFLPAENREDYNNFLRRAVARLRPQGLRVSTAVAPKTSASQQGQWYEAHDYAAHGEIVDFVVLMTYEWGYSGGPPLAVSPLPNVRDVVEYALTEMPANKIVLGQNLYGYDWTLPYEPGGDYAKAVSPQRAIAIARENNVSIQYDTTAQAPFFTYTDADGAQHEVWFEDARSIQAKFDLIKELNLRGISYWKLGLSFPQNWLLLQDNFTIRKL
- a CDS encoding isochorismatase family cysteine hydrolase — translated: MSDKKAVLFIDVFNTFDFPGGDKLLENTKEILPNWEKLRNKAKENSWPVIYVNDHYGIWQDNFKKIADHTRTDDNKEIIDKMMPSEDDYFLLKPKHSAFFQTSLPSLLKELDCERVILAGVAGNICVIFSANDAHMREFKLDVPRNCVASNTKEENEDALRVIESTLNAQTDPI
- the tadA gene encoding tRNA adenosine(34) deaminase TadA produces the protein MTTDAYWMEQAIKEAKRAELLEEVPIGAIIVKDGEIIASGYNLRETTQQAQSHAEMHAIQSANEKVGSWRLEDCDLYVTLEPCPMCAGAIIQSRIRRVIFGAYDPKAGCAGTLYNLLDDSRFNHQTEVIGGVMQDECGGMLTSFFRDLRKRKAAKNSRD
- the dnaX gene encoding DNA polymerase III subunit gamma/tau is translated as MSYQALYRVWRPRTFSDVVGQEPIIRTLKNAIMQDKFSHAYLFSGPRGTGKTSAAKIFAKTINCEHAPVEEACNECAACRGIQDGSISDVIEIDAASNNGVEQIRDIRDKVKYAPTAVNYKVYIIDEVHMLSIGAFNALLKTLEEPPKHVVFILATTEPHKIPLTIISRCQRFDFKRINQQAMVNRMQEILDNEQITVSDEAVESVALAAEGGMRDALSLLDQAISYSEETVQLEDVLAVTGAVSQDRLTAVIRACAKQDVQTALEQVDLLIQDGKDPGRFVFDLIYYLRDLLMFQSAPGMENILERVLVDDAFKQLAEEVNAAWIQDAIVELNRCQQEIKWANSPKVFVEIAILHIADQSAPTASVEAEAVQQLTRKLAQLEQELKQLKQQPQQTNAPAAAEQPKRQVRTGGKNNYRVPFERIRQVLSEATKDELKLVAEHWASFMDALKRQNAPAHATILNSKPRAASSNSIIIGFKYEIHCSLALEHKDTIESLLAERIGHQVAIIPIPEENWTELREDFLKNQKQQDPAEAANQEEDPIIAEARKLVGDDLLEIKD
- a CDS encoding YbaB/EbfC family nucleoid-associated protein; its protein translation is MRGGGNMNNMMKQMQKMQKKMMQAQEELHEMTFEATAGGGAVKVIANGKKEITDVEIQEEVVDPDDVEMLQDLIISATNEVLKQVDEKSNSTMGQFTKGLPGGMF
- the recR gene encoding recombination mediator RecR is translated as MYYPEPISKLIDSFTKLPGIGPKTAVRLAFHVLSMKEDDVMDFAKALVNAKRELTHCSICGHITDQDPCSICQDESRDGTLICVVQDPKDVIAMEKMREFNGKYHVLHGAISPMDGIGPEDINVPSLLNRLKDEEVKELILATNPNIEGEATAMYISKLVRPSGIRTTRIAHGLPMGGDLEYADEVTLSKAMEGRREL
- a CDS encoding YaaL family protein — its product is MAARKLKKSDVDKALLQDIFKMKNDWVSIQSILDRSVDASEMGQYDLQVAQAKYLFMLREARHRNLSALRA
- a CDS encoding pro-sigmaK processing inhibitor BofA family protein encodes the protein MSYTIIGILLAAVVILLISGTSSKLFGLALKGSVRLILGVFLLFLFNVVGALAGLHIPINAATAVLVGVLGIPGIASLAAIQYFLL